From Rhodamnia argentea isolate NSW1041297 chromosome 10, ASM2092103v1, whole genome shotgun sequence, a single genomic window includes:
- the LOC115735072 gene encoding uncharacterized protein LOC115735072 isoform X3 has protein sequence MDPFEDIFPLPAVKKGTAAGKFQPKGRPALRKPTCSSGTSILPGKDEKQAISPSTAMSDMTKSSENVGPKDDRLTDPNASPLVSLDSFAKMGPRSSESSQLAVDHMGLMSSSSELVVQQEVGISDALPSDVVVPNQNVEDSFVFEEFNGEMDAGMDDDLISNILPRPLATSASISDVAQPHIHSSFCEKETQDMAMDGGDAASVSGDCCIDKDRSETEKAETFPDVQTTDGSCERITASGIGRPEGEDLLETELPSGVGKPTFCITNSEVEPGDLPRDLVLCETHLDQGSAPASIPDDIFDYSSIRLEDSTFRNPTVHEPSHSDTLISANTMDVSDMPGDLSHHHKETWAASEIHLMQDKSCMSNTMSEHNKSSRQLRKRPTPCQLVDASDDEVHSDSNNSAEAQTHSPSNGDELCDSEEYRTRNSSQKSTPRKSERPLAKKQKEERKKEGNKDSEKSTGEPRKKFSHSTRRGKRCVDKVLLQTPEDEIDYRKLRIRDLILLAEHKERLTVKKAKPSKANSNNQSADKSTQGDASHKDGERFPAEQGKGSTNEASTTAEPAPLLFNYQSFMEKTPRTRWSKQDTELFYEGIRQFGTDLSMIKELFPKLTRQQIKLKFKKEERQNRLGLSEALASRAKDHSHFELVIERLQAAAQAGKESSIDVSASMMAEEEDGESSPETNEEAEKPAEKPDKDTEIGDEDGKGDAEVHDSSKSDDSDDDLFNCLSSYKSEF, from the exons ATGGATCCTTTTGAGGATATATTTCCTCTACCTGCCGTAAAGAAAG GTACTGCTGCTGGCAAGTTTCAACCCAAGGGAAGACCAGCATTGAGAAAGCCAACATGTTCGTCGGGGACTTCAATCCTCCCTGGTAAAGATGAGAAACAGGCCATATCACCAAGTACTGCCATGTCAGACATGACAAAGTCATCAGAGAACGTTGGTCCAAAAGATGATAGGTTGACAGATCCCAATGCTTCACCTTTGGTTTCACTTGATAGCTTTGCGAAAATGGGGCCTAGGAGCAGTGAAAGTTCCCAACTGGCAGTGGACCACATGGGACTGATGAGCAGTTCATCTGAACTTGTGGTTCAACAGGAGGTTGGTATCTCAGATGCTCTACCTTCTGATGTGGTTGTGCCAAATCAAAATGTCGAGGATTCTTTTGTCTTTGAAGAATTTAATGGAGAG ATGGATGCAGGGATGGATGATGACCTCATTAGCAATATACTCCCTCGGCCACTTGCAACCAGTG CCAGCATAAGTGATGTTGCCCAACCTCACATTCATTCTAGTTTCTGTGAAAAGGAGACCCAAGACATGGCAATGGATGGGGGAGATGCCGCCTCCGTCAGTGGGGATTGTTGTATTGACAAGGACAGGTCAGAAACAGAG AAAGCAGAGACTTTTCCTGATGTGCAAACTACAGATGGTTCGTGTGAGAGAATCACTGCATCAGGCATCG GAAGGCCCGAGGGAGAAGATCTATTGGAGACTGAATTGCCAAGTGGAGTAGGGAAACCTACTTTTTGCATCACTAATTCAGAAGTTGAGCCTGGTGATCTCCCCCGAGATCTGGTTCTGTGTGAAACCCATCTTGATCAAGGCTCAGCTCCTGCCTCCATACCTGATGATATATTTGATTACTCATCCATAAGGCTTGAAGATAGTACTTTCAGAAATCCAACCGTTCATGAACCCTCACACTCAGATACACTCATCTCGGCAAATACGATGGATGTTTCTGATATGCCTGGTGATTTG AGTCACCATCATAAAGAAACTTGGGCTGCATCGGAAATTCATTTGATGCAGGACAAATCCTGTATGTCTAATACCATGAGTGAACATAACAAATCATCAAGGCAGTTGAGAAAGCGCCCTACTCCATGCCAACTTGTTGACGCGTCTGATGACGAGGTTCACTCTGACAGCAACAACTCAGCTGAAGCTCAAACTCATAGTCCCTCCAACGGAGATGAACTGTGTGATAGTGAGGAATATAGGACTCGGAATTCCTCACAGAAAAGTACTCCAAGAAAGTCAGAAAGACCGTTGGCTAAGAAAcagaaggaagaaaggaagaaagaaggcaATAAAGACTCTGAAAAAAGTACCGGAGAACCTCGCAAGAAGTTCTCTCACTCTACTCGACGTGGCAAAAGATGTG TGGATAAGGTTCTGCTTCAAACCCCGGAGGATGAAATTGACTATCGGAAGTTGCGCATTAGGGATCTAATTCTTCTTGCAGAACATAAGGAGCGTTTAACG GTCAAAAAGGCAAAACCATCAAAAGCTAATTCAAACAATCAGAG TGCTGACAAATCAACTCAAGGAGATGCTTCTCATAAGGATGGTGAGAGGTTTCCTGCTGAGCAAGGAAAAGGCTCCACTAACGAAGCCAGCACTACTGCTGAACCAGCTCCTCTTTTGTTCAATTACCAGTCATTCATGGAGAAAACACCTCGCACTCGGTGGTCAAAGCAAGACACTGAATTGTTTTATGAG GGTATAAGGCAATTTGGAACGGATCTCTCAATGATTAAAGAGCTCTTCCCCAAATTGACACGCCAGCAAATAAAGTTGAAATTTAAGAAAGAAGAACGTCAAAATCGGTTAGGGCTTTCTGAAGCTTTGGCTAGCCGTGCAAAAG ATCATTCTCATTTTGAATTGGTGATTGAGCGTCTCCAAGCTGCTGCTCAGGCAGGGAAAGAATCAAGTATAGATGTTTCAGCAAGCATGATGGCTGAGGAAGAGGATGGGGAGTCATCACCTGAAACCAAT GAGGAAGCAGAAAAGCCTGCAGAAAAGCCAGACAAAGATACGGAAATAGGAGATGAAGATGGTAAAGGTGATGCTGAGGTTCATGATTCATCGAAGTCTGATGACAGTGATGATGACCTTTTCAATTGCTTGAGTTCGTACAAAAGTGAATTTTAA
- the LOC115735072 gene encoding uncharacterized protein LOC115735072 isoform X1 — translation MDPFEDIFPLPAVKKGTAAGKFQPKGRPALRKPTCSSGTSILPGKDEKQAISPSTAMSDMTKSSENVGPKDDRLTDPNASPLVSLDSFAKMGPRSSESSQLAVDHMGLMSSSSELVVQQEVGISDALPSDVVVPNQNVEDSFVFEEFNGEMDAGMDDDLISNILPRPLATSERTAILPSRDINGARDSDLPASNYLESIEASISDVAQPHIHSSFCEKETQDMAMDGGDAASVSGDCCIDKDRSETEKAETFPDVQTTDGSCERITASGIGRPEGEDLLETELPSGVGKPTFCITNSEVEPGDLPRDLVLCETHLDQGSAPASIPDDIFDYSSIRLEDSTFRNPTVHEPSHSDTLISANTMDVSDMPGDLSHHHKETWAASEIHLMQDKSCMSNTMSEHNKSSRQLRKRPTPCQLVDASDDEVHSDSNNSAEAQTHSPSNGDELCDSEEYRTRNSSQKSTPRKSERPLAKKQKEERKKEGNKDSEKSTGEPRKKFSHSTRRGKRCVDKVLLQTPEDEIDYRKLRIRDLILLAEHKERLTVKKAKPSKANSNNQSADKSTQGDASHKDGERFPAEQGKGSTNEASTTAEPAPLLFNYQSFMEKTPRTRWSKQDTELFYEGIRQFGTDLSMIKELFPKLTRQQIKLKFKKEERQNRLGLSEALASRAKDHSHFELVIERLQAAAQAGKESSIDVSASMMAEEEDGESSPETNEEAEKPAEKPDKDTEIGDEDGKGDAEVHDSSKSDDSDDDLFNCLSSYKSEF, via the exons ATGGATCCTTTTGAGGATATATTTCCTCTACCTGCCGTAAAGAAAG GTACTGCTGCTGGCAAGTTTCAACCCAAGGGAAGACCAGCATTGAGAAAGCCAACATGTTCGTCGGGGACTTCAATCCTCCCTGGTAAAGATGAGAAACAGGCCATATCACCAAGTACTGCCATGTCAGACATGACAAAGTCATCAGAGAACGTTGGTCCAAAAGATGATAGGTTGACAGATCCCAATGCTTCACCTTTGGTTTCACTTGATAGCTTTGCGAAAATGGGGCCTAGGAGCAGTGAAAGTTCCCAACTGGCAGTGGACCACATGGGACTGATGAGCAGTTCATCTGAACTTGTGGTTCAACAGGAGGTTGGTATCTCAGATGCTCTACCTTCTGATGTGGTTGTGCCAAATCAAAATGTCGAGGATTCTTTTGTCTTTGAAGAATTTAATGGAGAG ATGGATGCAGGGATGGATGATGACCTCATTAGCAATATACTCCCTCGGCCACTTGCAACCAGTG AAAGAACAGCCATTCTTCCTTCAAGGGACATAAACGGAGCAAGAGATTCAGATCTTCCAGCTTCTAATTACCTTGAATCAATTGAAGCCAGCATAAGTGATGTTGCCCAACCTCACATTCATTCTAGTTTCTGTGAAAAGGAGACCCAAGACATGGCAATGGATGGGGGAGATGCCGCCTCCGTCAGTGGGGATTGTTGTATTGACAAGGACAGGTCAGAAACAGAG AAAGCAGAGACTTTTCCTGATGTGCAAACTACAGATGGTTCGTGTGAGAGAATCACTGCATCAGGCATCG GAAGGCCCGAGGGAGAAGATCTATTGGAGACTGAATTGCCAAGTGGAGTAGGGAAACCTACTTTTTGCATCACTAATTCAGAAGTTGAGCCTGGTGATCTCCCCCGAGATCTGGTTCTGTGTGAAACCCATCTTGATCAAGGCTCAGCTCCTGCCTCCATACCTGATGATATATTTGATTACTCATCCATAAGGCTTGAAGATAGTACTTTCAGAAATCCAACCGTTCATGAACCCTCACACTCAGATACACTCATCTCGGCAAATACGATGGATGTTTCTGATATGCCTGGTGATTTG AGTCACCATCATAAAGAAACTTGGGCTGCATCGGAAATTCATTTGATGCAGGACAAATCCTGTATGTCTAATACCATGAGTGAACATAACAAATCATCAAGGCAGTTGAGAAAGCGCCCTACTCCATGCCAACTTGTTGACGCGTCTGATGACGAGGTTCACTCTGACAGCAACAACTCAGCTGAAGCTCAAACTCATAGTCCCTCCAACGGAGATGAACTGTGTGATAGTGAGGAATATAGGACTCGGAATTCCTCACAGAAAAGTACTCCAAGAAAGTCAGAAAGACCGTTGGCTAAGAAAcagaaggaagaaaggaagaaagaaggcaATAAAGACTCTGAAAAAAGTACCGGAGAACCTCGCAAGAAGTTCTCTCACTCTACTCGACGTGGCAAAAGATGTG TGGATAAGGTTCTGCTTCAAACCCCGGAGGATGAAATTGACTATCGGAAGTTGCGCATTAGGGATCTAATTCTTCTTGCAGAACATAAGGAGCGTTTAACG GTCAAAAAGGCAAAACCATCAAAAGCTAATTCAAACAATCAGAG TGCTGACAAATCAACTCAAGGAGATGCTTCTCATAAGGATGGTGAGAGGTTTCCTGCTGAGCAAGGAAAAGGCTCCACTAACGAAGCCAGCACTACTGCTGAACCAGCTCCTCTTTTGTTCAATTACCAGTCATTCATGGAGAAAACACCTCGCACTCGGTGGTCAAAGCAAGACACTGAATTGTTTTATGAG GGTATAAGGCAATTTGGAACGGATCTCTCAATGATTAAAGAGCTCTTCCCCAAATTGACACGCCAGCAAATAAAGTTGAAATTTAAGAAAGAAGAACGTCAAAATCGGTTAGGGCTTTCTGAAGCTTTGGCTAGCCGTGCAAAAG ATCATTCTCATTTTGAATTGGTGATTGAGCGTCTCCAAGCTGCTGCTCAGGCAGGGAAAGAATCAAGTATAGATGTTTCAGCAAGCATGATGGCTGAGGAAGAGGATGGGGAGTCATCACCTGAAACCAAT GAGGAAGCAGAAAAGCCTGCAGAAAAGCCAGACAAAGATACGGAAATAGGAGATGAAGATGGTAAAGGTGATGCTGAGGTTCATGATTCATCGAAGTCTGATGACAGTGATGATGACCTTTTCAATTGCTTGAGTTCGTACAAAAGTGAATTTTAA
- the LOC115735072 gene encoding uncharacterized protein LOC115735072 isoform X2, translating into MDPFEDIFPLPAVKKGTAAGKFQPKGRPALRKPTCSSGTSILPGKDEKQAISPSTAMSDMTKSSENVGPKDDRLTDPNASPLVSLDSFAKMGPRSSESSQLAVDHMGLMSSSSELVVQQEVGISDALPSDVVVPNQNVEDSFVFEEFNGEMDAGMDDDLISNILPRPLATSAILPSRDINGARDSDLPASNYLESIEASISDVAQPHIHSSFCEKETQDMAMDGGDAASVSGDCCIDKDRSETEKAETFPDVQTTDGSCERITASGIGRPEGEDLLETELPSGVGKPTFCITNSEVEPGDLPRDLVLCETHLDQGSAPASIPDDIFDYSSIRLEDSTFRNPTVHEPSHSDTLISANTMDVSDMPGDLSHHHKETWAASEIHLMQDKSCMSNTMSEHNKSSRQLRKRPTPCQLVDASDDEVHSDSNNSAEAQTHSPSNGDELCDSEEYRTRNSSQKSTPRKSERPLAKKQKEERKKEGNKDSEKSTGEPRKKFSHSTRRGKRCVDKVLLQTPEDEIDYRKLRIRDLILLAEHKERLTVKKAKPSKANSNNQSADKSTQGDASHKDGERFPAEQGKGSTNEASTTAEPAPLLFNYQSFMEKTPRTRWSKQDTELFYEGIRQFGTDLSMIKELFPKLTRQQIKLKFKKEERQNRLGLSEALASRAKDHSHFELVIERLQAAAQAGKESSIDVSASMMAEEEDGESSPETNEEAEKPAEKPDKDTEIGDEDGKGDAEVHDSSKSDDSDDDLFNCLSSYKSEF; encoded by the exons ATGGATCCTTTTGAGGATATATTTCCTCTACCTGCCGTAAAGAAAG GTACTGCTGCTGGCAAGTTTCAACCCAAGGGAAGACCAGCATTGAGAAAGCCAACATGTTCGTCGGGGACTTCAATCCTCCCTGGTAAAGATGAGAAACAGGCCATATCACCAAGTACTGCCATGTCAGACATGACAAAGTCATCAGAGAACGTTGGTCCAAAAGATGATAGGTTGACAGATCCCAATGCTTCACCTTTGGTTTCACTTGATAGCTTTGCGAAAATGGGGCCTAGGAGCAGTGAAAGTTCCCAACTGGCAGTGGACCACATGGGACTGATGAGCAGTTCATCTGAACTTGTGGTTCAACAGGAGGTTGGTATCTCAGATGCTCTACCTTCTGATGTGGTTGTGCCAAATCAAAATGTCGAGGATTCTTTTGTCTTTGAAGAATTTAATGGAGAG ATGGATGCAGGGATGGATGATGACCTCATTAGCAATATACTCCCTCGGCCACTTGCAACCAGTG CCATTCTTCCTTCAAGGGACATAAACGGAGCAAGAGATTCAGATCTTCCAGCTTCTAATTACCTTGAATCAATTGAAGCCAGCATAAGTGATGTTGCCCAACCTCACATTCATTCTAGTTTCTGTGAAAAGGAGACCCAAGACATGGCAATGGATGGGGGAGATGCCGCCTCCGTCAGTGGGGATTGTTGTATTGACAAGGACAGGTCAGAAACAGAG AAAGCAGAGACTTTTCCTGATGTGCAAACTACAGATGGTTCGTGTGAGAGAATCACTGCATCAGGCATCG GAAGGCCCGAGGGAGAAGATCTATTGGAGACTGAATTGCCAAGTGGAGTAGGGAAACCTACTTTTTGCATCACTAATTCAGAAGTTGAGCCTGGTGATCTCCCCCGAGATCTGGTTCTGTGTGAAACCCATCTTGATCAAGGCTCAGCTCCTGCCTCCATACCTGATGATATATTTGATTACTCATCCATAAGGCTTGAAGATAGTACTTTCAGAAATCCAACCGTTCATGAACCCTCACACTCAGATACACTCATCTCGGCAAATACGATGGATGTTTCTGATATGCCTGGTGATTTG AGTCACCATCATAAAGAAACTTGGGCTGCATCGGAAATTCATTTGATGCAGGACAAATCCTGTATGTCTAATACCATGAGTGAACATAACAAATCATCAAGGCAGTTGAGAAAGCGCCCTACTCCATGCCAACTTGTTGACGCGTCTGATGACGAGGTTCACTCTGACAGCAACAACTCAGCTGAAGCTCAAACTCATAGTCCCTCCAACGGAGATGAACTGTGTGATAGTGAGGAATATAGGACTCGGAATTCCTCACAGAAAAGTACTCCAAGAAAGTCAGAAAGACCGTTGGCTAAGAAAcagaaggaagaaaggaagaaagaaggcaATAAAGACTCTGAAAAAAGTACCGGAGAACCTCGCAAGAAGTTCTCTCACTCTACTCGACGTGGCAAAAGATGTG TGGATAAGGTTCTGCTTCAAACCCCGGAGGATGAAATTGACTATCGGAAGTTGCGCATTAGGGATCTAATTCTTCTTGCAGAACATAAGGAGCGTTTAACG GTCAAAAAGGCAAAACCATCAAAAGCTAATTCAAACAATCAGAG TGCTGACAAATCAACTCAAGGAGATGCTTCTCATAAGGATGGTGAGAGGTTTCCTGCTGAGCAAGGAAAAGGCTCCACTAACGAAGCCAGCACTACTGCTGAACCAGCTCCTCTTTTGTTCAATTACCAGTCATTCATGGAGAAAACACCTCGCACTCGGTGGTCAAAGCAAGACACTGAATTGTTTTATGAG GGTATAAGGCAATTTGGAACGGATCTCTCAATGATTAAAGAGCTCTTCCCCAAATTGACACGCCAGCAAATAAAGTTGAAATTTAAGAAAGAAGAACGTCAAAATCGGTTAGGGCTTTCTGAAGCTTTGGCTAGCCGTGCAAAAG ATCATTCTCATTTTGAATTGGTGATTGAGCGTCTCCAAGCTGCTGCTCAGGCAGGGAAAGAATCAAGTATAGATGTTTCAGCAAGCATGATGGCTGAGGAAGAGGATGGGGAGTCATCACCTGAAACCAAT GAGGAAGCAGAAAAGCCTGCAGAAAAGCCAGACAAAGATACGGAAATAGGAGATGAAGATGGTAAAGGTGATGCTGAGGTTCATGATTCATCGAAGTCTGATGACAGTGATGATGACCTTTTCAATTGCTTGAGTTCGTACAAAAGTGAATTTTAA
- the LOC115735072 gene encoding uncharacterized protein LOC115735072 isoform X4 — MDPFEDIFPLPAVKKGTAAGKFQPKGRPALRKPTCSSGTSILPGKDEKQAISPSTAMSDMTKSSENVGPKDDRLTDPNASPLVSLDSFAKMGPRSSESSQLAVDHMGLMSSSSELVVQQEVGISDALPSDVVVPNQNVEDSFVFEEFNGEMDAGMDDDLISNILPRPLATSERTAILPSRDINGARDSDLPASNYLESIEASISDVAQPHIHSSFCEKETQDMAMDGGDAASVSGDCCIDKDRSETEKAETFPDVQTTDGSCERITASGIGRPEGEDLLETELPSGVGKPTFCITNSEVEPGDLPRDLVLCETHLDQGSAPASIPDDIFDYSSIRLEDSTFRNPTVHEPSHSDTLISANTMDVSDMPGDLSHHHKETWAASEIHLMQDKSCMSNTMSEHNKSSRQLRKRPTPCQLVDASDDEVHSDSNNSAEAQTHSPSNGDELCDSEEYRTRNSSQKSTPRKSERPLAKKQKEERKKEGNKDSEKSTGEPRKKFSHSTRRGKRCVDKVLLQTPEDEIDYRKLRIRDLILLAEHKERLTVKKAKPSKANSNNQSADKSTQGDASHKDGERFPAEQGKGSTNEASTTAEPAPLLFNYQSFMEKTPRTRWSKQDTELFYEHSWTTSSILTSACLATCSRV, encoded by the exons ATGGATCCTTTTGAGGATATATTTCCTCTACCTGCCGTAAAGAAAG GTACTGCTGCTGGCAAGTTTCAACCCAAGGGAAGACCAGCATTGAGAAAGCCAACATGTTCGTCGGGGACTTCAATCCTCCCTGGTAAAGATGAGAAACAGGCCATATCACCAAGTACTGCCATGTCAGACATGACAAAGTCATCAGAGAACGTTGGTCCAAAAGATGATAGGTTGACAGATCCCAATGCTTCACCTTTGGTTTCACTTGATAGCTTTGCGAAAATGGGGCCTAGGAGCAGTGAAAGTTCCCAACTGGCAGTGGACCACATGGGACTGATGAGCAGTTCATCTGAACTTGTGGTTCAACAGGAGGTTGGTATCTCAGATGCTCTACCTTCTGATGTGGTTGTGCCAAATCAAAATGTCGAGGATTCTTTTGTCTTTGAAGAATTTAATGGAGAG ATGGATGCAGGGATGGATGATGACCTCATTAGCAATATACTCCCTCGGCCACTTGCAACCAGTG AAAGAACAGCCATTCTTCCTTCAAGGGACATAAACGGAGCAAGAGATTCAGATCTTCCAGCTTCTAATTACCTTGAATCAATTGAAGCCAGCATAAGTGATGTTGCCCAACCTCACATTCATTCTAGTTTCTGTGAAAAGGAGACCCAAGACATGGCAATGGATGGGGGAGATGCCGCCTCCGTCAGTGGGGATTGTTGTATTGACAAGGACAGGTCAGAAACAGAG AAAGCAGAGACTTTTCCTGATGTGCAAACTACAGATGGTTCGTGTGAGAGAATCACTGCATCAGGCATCG GAAGGCCCGAGGGAGAAGATCTATTGGAGACTGAATTGCCAAGTGGAGTAGGGAAACCTACTTTTTGCATCACTAATTCAGAAGTTGAGCCTGGTGATCTCCCCCGAGATCTGGTTCTGTGTGAAACCCATCTTGATCAAGGCTCAGCTCCTGCCTCCATACCTGATGATATATTTGATTACTCATCCATAAGGCTTGAAGATAGTACTTTCAGAAATCCAACCGTTCATGAACCCTCACACTCAGATACACTCATCTCGGCAAATACGATGGATGTTTCTGATATGCCTGGTGATTTG AGTCACCATCATAAAGAAACTTGGGCTGCATCGGAAATTCATTTGATGCAGGACAAATCCTGTATGTCTAATACCATGAGTGAACATAACAAATCATCAAGGCAGTTGAGAAAGCGCCCTACTCCATGCCAACTTGTTGACGCGTCTGATGACGAGGTTCACTCTGACAGCAACAACTCAGCTGAAGCTCAAACTCATAGTCCCTCCAACGGAGATGAACTGTGTGATAGTGAGGAATATAGGACTCGGAATTCCTCACAGAAAAGTACTCCAAGAAAGTCAGAAAGACCGTTGGCTAAGAAAcagaaggaagaaaggaagaaagaaggcaATAAAGACTCTGAAAAAAGTACCGGAGAACCTCGCAAGAAGTTCTCTCACTCTACTCGACGTGGCAAAAGATGTG TGGATAAGGTTCTGCTTCAAACCCCGGAGGATGAAATTGACTATCGGAAGTTGCGCATTAGGGATCTAATTCTTCTTGCAGAACATAAGGAGCGTTTAACG GTCAAAAAGGCAAAACCATCAAAAGCTAATTCAAACAATCAGAG TGCTGACAAATCAACTCAAGGAGATGCTTCTCATAAGGATGGTGAGAGGTTTCCTGCTGAGCAAGGAAAAGGCTCCACTAACGAAGCCAGCACTACTGCTGAACCAGCTCCTCTTTTGTTCAATTACCAGTCATTCATGGAGAAAACACCTCGCACTCGGTGGTCAAAGCAAGACACTGAATTGTTTTATGAG CACAGCTGGACTACCAGCTCAATACTTACCTCGGCATGCCTTGCAACGTGTTCCAGGGTATAA
- the LOC115735072 gene encoding transcription factor TFIIIB component B'' homolog isoform X5: protein MDAGMDDDLISNILPRPLATSERTAILPSRDINGARDSDLPASNYLESIEASISDVAQPHIHSSFCEKETQDMAMDGGDAASVSGDCCIDKDRSETEKAETFPDVQTTDGSCERITASGIGRPEGEDLLETELPSGVGKPTFCITNSEVEPGDLPRDLVLCETHLDQGSAPASIPDDIFDYSSIRLEDSTFRNPTVHEPSHSDTLISANTMDVSDMPGDLSHHHKETWAASEIHLMQDKSCMSNTMSEHNKSSRQLRKRPTPCQLVDASDDEVHSDSNNSAEAQTHSPSNGDELCDSEEYRTRNSSQKSTPRKSERPLAKKQKEERKKEGNKDSEKSTGEPRKKFSHSTRRGKRCVDKVLLQTPEDEIDYRKLRIRDLILLAEHKERLTVKKAKPSKANSNNQSADKSTQGDASHKDGERFPAEQGKGSTNEASTTAEPAPLLFNYQSFMEKTPRTRWSKQDTELFYEGIRQFGTDLSMIKELFPKLTRQQIKLKFKKEERQNRLGLSEALASRAKDHSHFELVIERLQAAAQAGKESSIDVSASMMAEEEDGESSPETNEEAEKPAEKPDKDTEIGDEDGKGDAEVHDSSKSDDSDDDLFNCLSSYKSEF from the exons ATGGATGCAGGGATGGATGATGACCTCATTAGCAATATACTCCCTCGGCCACTTGCAACCAGTG AAAGAACAGCCATTCTTCCTTCAAGGGACATAAACGGAGCAAGAGATTCAGATCTTCCAGCTTCTAATTACCTTGAATCAATTGAAGCCAGCATAAGTGATGTTGCCCAACCTCACATTCATTCTAGTTTCTGTGAAAAGGAGACCCAAGACATGGCAATGGATGGGGGAGATGCCGCCTCCGTCAGTGGGGATTGTTGTATTGACAAGGACAGGTCAGAAACAGAG AAAGCAGAGACTTTTCCTGATGTGCAAACTACAGATGGTTCGTGTGAGAGAATCACTGCATCAGGCATCG GAAGGCCCGAGGGAGAAGATCTATTGGAGACTGAATTGCCAAGTGGAGTAGGGAAACCTACTTTTTGCATCACTAATTCAGAAGTTGAGCCTGGTGATCTCCCCCGAGATCTGGTTCTGTGTGAAACCCATCTTGATCAAGGCTCAGCTCCTGCCTCCATACCTGATGATATATTTGATTACTCATCCATAAGGCTTGAAGATAGTACTTTCAGAAATCCAACCGTTCATGAACCCTCACACTCAGATACACTCATCTCGGCAAATACGATGGATGTTTCTGATATGCCTGGTGATTTG AGTCACCATCATAAAGAAACTTGGGCTGCATCGGAAATTCATTTGATGCAGGACAAATCCTGTATGTCTAATACCATGAGTGAACATAACAAATCATCAAGGCAGTTGAGAAAGCGCCCTACTCCATGCCAACTTGTTGACGCGTCTGATGACGAGGTTCACTCTGACAGCAACAACTCAGCTGAAGCTCAAACTCATAGTCCCTCCAACGGAGATGAACTGTGTGATAGTGAGGAATATAGGACTCGGAATTCCTCACAGAAAAGTACTCCAAGAAAGTCAGAAAGACCGTTGGCTAAGAAAcagaaggaagaaaggaagaaagaaggcaATAAAGACTCTGAAAAAAGTACCGGAGAACCTCGCAAGAAGTTCTCTCACTCTACTCGACGTGGCAAAAGATGTG TGGATAAGGTTCTGCTTCAAACCCCGGAGGATGAAATTGACTATCGGAAGTTGCGCATTAGGGATCTAATTCTTCTTGCAGAACATAAGGAGCGTTTAACG GTCAAAAAGGCAAAACCATCAAAAGCTAATTCAAACAATCAGAG TGCTGACAAATCAACTCAAGGAGATGCTTCTCATAAGGATGGTGAGAGGTTTCCTGCTGAGCAAGGAAAAGGCTCCACTAACGAAGCCAGCACTACTGCTGAACCAGCTCCTCTTTTGTTCAATTACCAGTCATTCATGGAGAAAACACCTCGCACTCGGTGGTCAAAGCAAGACACTGAATTGTTTTATGAG GGTATAAGGCAATTTGGAACGGATCTCTCAATGATTAAAGAGCTCTTCCCCAAATTGACACGCCAGCAAATAAAGTTGAAATTTAAGAAAGAAGAACGTCAAAATCGGTTAGGGCTTTCTGAAGCTTTGGCTAGCCGTGCAAAAG ATCATTCTCATTTTGAATTGGTGATTGAGCGTCTCCAAGCTGCTGCTCAGGCAGGGAAAGAATCAAGTATAGATGTTTCAGCAAGCATGATGGCTGAGGAAGAGGATGGGGAGTCATCACCTGAAACCAAT GAGGAAGCAGAAAAGCCTGCAGAAAAGCCAGACAAAGATACGGAAATAGGAGATGAAGATGGTAAAGGTGATGCTGAGGTTCATGATTCATCGAAGTCTGATGACAGTGATGATGACCTTTTCAATTGCTTGAGTTCGTACAAAAGTGAATTTTAA